The Flavobacteriaceae bacterium 3519-10 genome includes a window with the following:
- a CDS encoding 4-hydroxybutyrate coenzyme A transferase: MGINQQKNSNMVQYVSAEEAVSLIKSGDRIFSHGSACTPNCFIDELARQASRLREVEFVSITQQGNVEIAKPQYKDSFYINSLFVSTPVRSAINSEQGDFVPVFLSEIPLLFKKGILPIDVAMVTVSPPDQHGYCTLGTSVDVARSAVDTAKIIIAQVNPRMPRTHGDGMIHYSKIHKMVWHEEELLTVDYGAKVGAEELLIGNNVAHLIDDRATLQMGIGTIPDAVLKCLHNHKDLGIHTEMISDGIVDLVANDIITNKYKGTHSNRTITSFAFGTRKLYDYIDDNPSFAFMDVEHVNYPINIMKNKNMVAINSAIEIDLTGQVCADSIGTFQFSGIGGQMDFMRGAALSEGGKPIIAISSRTKKGVPRIVPFLKQGAGVVTTRGHIHYVVTEFGTAYLYGKSLRQRAKALIEISHPDDREMLEKATFDRFKCL; this comes from the coding sequence TTGGGGATCAATCAACAGAAAAACAGTAATATGGTTCAATATGTAAGCGCTGAAGAAGCGGTATCACTTATTAAAAGCGGCGACAGGATATTTTCACACGGCAGCGCCTGTACACCGAATTGCTTCATTGACGAGCTTGCGCGTCAGGCTTCGCGTCTGCGCGAGGTGGAATTTGTCTCAATTACCCAGCAGGGCAACGTTGAAATTGCGAAACCACAATACAAGGATAGTTTTTATATCAATTCGCTGTTCGTTTCCACGCCGGTTCGTTCGGCCATCAATTCAGAGCAGGGAGATTTCGTTCCTGTTTTTTTAAGTGAAATTCCGCTGCTGTTTAAAAAAGGAATTCTGCCGATCGATGTGGCGATGGTGACGGTTTCACCACCTGATCAGCACGGCTACTGTACGCTCGGAACTTCCGTTGACGTAGCCCGCAGCGCGGTGGATACGGCAAAAATCATCATTGCGCAGGTAAACCCACGCATGCCACGCACACATGGAGACGGCATGATACATTACAGCAAGATCCATAAAATGGTGTGGCACGAGGAGGAACTGCTGACGGTAGATTATGGCGCAAAAGTGGGGGCTGAAGAATTACTGATTGGCAATAACGTCGCGCACCTTATTGACGACCGTGCGACGCTTCAGATGGGAATAGGCACCATACCTGATGCGGTGCTTAAATGTCTTCACAACCACAAAGACCTCGGAATTCATACCGAAATGATCAGCGACGGAATTGTGGATCTGGTTGCAAACGACATTATTACGAATAAATATAAAGGCACCCACTCTAACCGCACGATCACAAGTTTTGCTTTCGGAACCAGAAAACTTTACGATTATATTGATGACAATCCGTCGTTCGCATTCATGGATGTGGAACATGTGAATTACCCGATTAACATCATGAAAAACAAAAACATGGTCGCCATCAATTCTGCAATTGAAATCGATCTAACGGGGCAGGTTTGTGCAGATTCCATCGGAACTTTTCAGTTCAGCGGAATCGGCGGACAAATGGATTTCATGCGTGGTGCGGCACTTTCTGAAGGCGGAAAACCTATTATCGCGATTTCATCACGAACCAAAAAAGGCGTGCCGAGAATCGTTCCGTTCTTAAAACAGGGCGCGGGTGTTGTAACCACCAGAGGGCACATTCACTATGTAGTAACTGAGTTCGGCACCGCTTATCTGTACGGCAAAAGTTTAAGACAAAGAGCCAAAGCGCTCATCGAAATTTCGCATCCTGATGACCGCGAAATGCTTGAAAAAGCTACTTTCGACCGTTTTAAATGCCTGTAA
- a CDS encoding Type III effector HopPmaJ encodes MTHENSVNNWNFEPRKINKNNMLLTQLQTSPETIAFQDVIAYIHQHYHFTPTKFTNGNAVNEAGQNNGSCKVFSFAKLKGLNEEETLALFGDFYRTDVLQNPEGADHQNIRNFMQSGWDGIAFEGEPLAEKE; translated from the coding sequence ATGACTCACGAAAATTCGGTAAATAATTGGAACTTTGAACCACGAAAAATTAATAAAAACAATATGCTTTTAACCCAACTCCAAACCTCTCCCGAAACCATCGCTTTCCAAGACGTCATCGCCTACATCCACCAACATTACCATTTCACGCCCACAAAATTCACCAACGGAAATGCGGTGAATGAAGCGGGGCAAAATAACGGCTCGTGCAAGGTTTTCAGTTTTGCAAAACTTAAAGGGCTCAACGAAGAGGAAACTCTGGCGCTGTTCGGAGATTTCTACCGGACGGATGTGCTTCAAAATCCCGAAGGTGCAGACCACCAGAACATCCGCAACTTTATGCAATCCGGCTGGGACGGAATTGCTTTTGAAGGTGAGCCGCTGGCGGAGAAGGAGTAG
- a CDS encoding PpiC-type peptidyl-prolyl cis-trans isomerase: MQNDNFADCKKQIMSKHIKFALLTSFILTFFGVQTHAQLKTGDLVDGIAVVVGNEIILESDIEDQANYAQQQGAAVADKCEFVESIINNKLLIYEAKRDTLIENRSESIKETANQKYAQILGQFPDEKTMLSTYKFRTSYEMKNAIEKIDTDNYYGQMKFGRITEKADVTPNEVTDFFNTYQFQLPEVKDEVSLSQITMYPKLTDAHKDEIIARLNKIKADIAAGESFESQARIYSEDPGSAATGGLYKNVARGKMVKPFEAAALNLQEGELSEPVESEFGYHLIQLVKKSGKMYDARHILLKAEPNADEIASARKELDSIRTLINEGKLTFKEAAFRFSDDKQTKFNAGILTSQDGSDRLEKLNLPPVVSYQIAGLNKGDITDVFQDTVQDRKVVTLIKVDDVIAAHRLDITTDYDRIKQMALNKKKNEMVEKWVKEKLPNIFISINDRYKACTFKTDWRKTTAAN, translated from the coding sequence ATGCAGAATGATAATTTTGCAGATTGTAAAAAACAGATAATGAGCAAACACATAAAATTCGCACTTCTTACCTCTTTTATTCTTACCTTTTTCGGTGTACAGACCCATGCGCAGCTGAAAACCGGCGACCTCGTAGACGGTATTGCCGTAGTGGTAGGAAACGAAATCATTCTGGAGTCCGATATCGAAGACCAGGCCAACTATGCCCAGCAGCAGGGTGCGGCTGTGGCTGATAAATGCGAGTTTGTTGAAAGCATCATTAACAACAAACTGCTGATTTACGAAGCAAAAAGAGATACGTTGATTGAAAACCGTTCAGAATCCATCAAAGAAACCGCAAACCAAAAGTACGCGCAGATCCTTGGTCAGTTTCCCGACGAAAAAACAATGCTCTCCACCTATAAATTCCGTACGTCGTACGAGATGAAAAATGCGATTGAAAAAATCGACACCGATAATTATTACGGACAGATGAAATTCGGCCGTATCACTGAAAAAGCCGACGTTACGCCAAACGAAGTAACCGATTTCTTCAACACCTACCAATTTCAGCTTCCCGAAGTGAAAGACGAAGTAAGCCTTTCGCAGATTACGATGTACCCGAAACTTACAGACGCGCATAAAGACGAAATTATTGCAAGACTTAATAAGATCAAAGCCGATATCGCTGCCGGCGAATCATTCGAAAGCCAGGCACGTATTTATTCCGAAGATCCGGGTTCAGCCGCCACCGGTGGACTTTACAAAAACGTAGCGCGTGGAAAAATGGTAAAACCTTTCGAAGCTGCCGCACTAAACCTTCAGGAAGGCGAACTCTCCGAACCTGTGGAATCTGAGTTCGGCTACCACCTCATCCAGCTCGTGAAGAAAAGCGGGAAAATGTACGACGCGCGGCACATTCTGTTAAAAGCAGAACCCAACGCAGACGAAATTGCATCCGCCAGAAAAGAACTCGACAGCATCAGAACACTGATCAACGAAGGAAAACTTACCTTCAAAGAAGCAGCTTTCAGATTTTCGGATGACAAGCAGACGAAGTTCAACGCCGGAATCCTAACCTCGCAGGACGGTTCGGACCGTCTTGAGAAACTGAACCTTCCGCCCGTGGTTTCTTACCAGATTGCCGGACTGAACAAAGGCGACATCACCGATGTATTTCAGGATACCGTACAGGACAGAAAAGTGGTGACGCTGATTAAAGTAGACGACGTAATTGCCGCTCACCGTCTCGATATCACAACAGATTACGACCGCATTAAGCAAATGGCCCTCAACAAGAAGAAAAACGAAATGGTAGAGAAATGGGTGAAGGAAAAACTCCCGAACATCTTCATCTCAATCAACGACCGTTACAAGGCCTGCACCTTCAAAACCGACTGGCGCAAAACCACCGCCGCCAACTAA
- a CDS encoding Polyribonucleotide nucleotidyltransferase, whose product MNVPQAIIETIQLKDGREITIETGKLAKQANGSVVVRMGGTMLLATVVANKDASPGVDFLPLTVDYREKFYSGGKIPGNFFRREARPSDEEILTMRLVDRVLRPLFPDDFHAEVQVMISLISYDKECMPEALAGLAASAAIAITDIPFNGPMSEVTVARIDGQLVVNPSRENLDKADLNILVGATKDSIVMVEGVMDEITEEEMIEAIKFAHEEIKVQVEAQERLAERVGKSLPKREYTHENHDEEIREKVWKDTFDKVYEVAKTPSAKEERHDNFKAVLEEFLAQYSEEELETVKPFAKIYFHDVEKEAMRQMILNEKIRLDGRTPETIRPIWSEVDYLPGAHGSAVFTRGETQSLTAVTLGSVKDANMVDSVAINYDEKFFLHYNFPPFSTGEARPLRGTSRREVGHGNLAQRALSRIIPAENPYTIRIVSDILESNGSSSMATVCAGTLALMDAGVQITKPVSGIAMGLVTDPESGKFTVLSDILGDEDHLGDMDFKVTGTADGITACQMDIKIQGLSMDIMETALKQAREGRLHILGEMLKTLDAPRVDVKPHAPKMEVLEIPKEFIGGVIGPGGKIIQQMQKDFQTVIAIEEIGEIGRIEISGVSRENINATIAAINEITFVPTVGEVYNGRVVKVMDFGAFVAIAKGTEGLLHISEIEWARLDKVPYNEGDMVEVKFMGYDDRKKMKLSRKVLLERPPRTERKEGEGENRENRDSRPPRNDRRDGGDRRRDDNFNRGNNRPEHSGRQTEKPAGEDTFKPLNESENTDDVKPEGF is encoded by the coding sequence ATGAATGTTCCACAAGCAATTATTGAAACAATTCAATTAAAGGATGGCAGAGAAATCACCATCGAAACAGGGAAGCTGGCAAAACAGGCCAACGGATCTGTAGTAGTAAGAATGGGCGGCACGATGCTTCTAGCAACCGTTGTAGCCAACAAAGATGCAAGCCCGGGCGTGGATTTCCTTCCACTGACGGTAGATTACAGAGAGAAATTCTATTCAGGAGGTAAAATCCCCGGAAACTTTTTCCGTAGAGAAGCCAGACCTTCGGATGAGGAAATCCTTACAATGAGATTGGTAGACCGCGTTTTGCGTCCGCTTTTCCCGGACGATTTCCACGCTGAAGTTCAGGTGATGATTTCCCTGATTTCCTATGATAAAGAATGTATGCCTGAAGCACTGGCTGGTTTAGCCGCTTCTGCAGCTATCGCAATTACCGACATCCCTTTCAACGGACCAATGTCTGAGGTTACTGTAGCGAGAATCGACGGGCAACTTGTTGTAAATCCAAGCAGGGAGAATCTGGATAAAGCAGACCTTAACATCCTTGTAGGTGCTACCAAAGACTCTATCGTAATGGTAGAAGGTGTGATGGACGAGATTACCGAAGAGGAAATGATCGAAGCCATTAAATTCGCACACGAAGAAATTAAAGTTCAGGTTGAAGCTCAGGAAAGACTTGCTGAAAGAGTAGGCAAATCTTTACCGAAAAGAGAATACACCCACGAAAACCACGACGAAGAAATTCGTGAAAAGGTTTGGAAAGATACTTTCGACAAAGTTTACGAAGTAGCCAAGACACCTTCTGCAAAAGAAGAAAGACACGATAACTTCAAGGCTGTTCTGGAGGAGTTCTTAGCTCAGTATTCAGAAGAAGAACTGGAAACAGTTAAGCCGTTCGCCAAGATCTATTTCCACGATGTGGAGAAAGAGGCAATGAGACAAATGATCCTGAACGAGAAAATCCGTCTGGATGGCCGTACGCCGGAAACTATCCGTCCGATCTGGTCAGAAGTGGATTACCTGCCGGGAGCTCACGGATCTGCAGTATTCACCAGAGGTGAAACTCAGTCTTTAACAGCTGTAACTTTAGGTTCAGTGAAAGATGCCAATATGGTAGATTCAGTGGCCATCAATTACGACGAGAAATTTTTCCTTCACTATAACTTCCCACCATTCTCAACAGGTGAGGCAAGACCTTTAAGAGGTACATCAAGAAGGGAAGTAGGACACGGAAACCTTGCACAGCGTGCGCTTTCCAGAATTATTCCGGCAGAAAACCCATATACGATCCGTATTGTTTCTGATATCCTTGAATCTAACGGTTCATCTTCAATGGCAACGGTTTGCGCCGGTACATTGGCTTTGATGGACGCGGGTGTACAGATCACGAAACCGGTTTCAGGTATTGCAATGGGATTGGTAACTGATCCTGAATCAGGTAAATTCACTGTACTTTCCGATATCTTAGGAGACGAAGATCACTTAGGTGATATGGACTTTAAAGTAACCGGAACGGCAGACGGAATCACGGCTTGCCAGATGGATATCAAGATCCAGGGACTTTCTATGGACATCATGGAAACGGCACTGAAACAAGCGAGAGAAGGCCGTCTTCATATCCTTGGTGAAATGCTGAAGACCTTGGATGCACCACGAGTTGATGTTAAACCACACGCTCCGAAAATGGAAGTACTCGAGATTCCTAAAGAATTCATCGGTGGCGTTATCGGACCTGGCGGAAAAATCATTCAGCAGATGCAGAAAGATTTCCAGACCGTTATCGCGATCGAAGAAATCGGTGAGATCGGTAGAATTGAAATCTCCGGCGTAAGCAGAGAGAATATCAACGCGACCATCGCAGCCATTAACGAAATTACTTTCGTGCCGACTGTAGGCGAAGTTTACAACGGTAGAGTAGTGAAAGTAATGGATTTCGGTGCGTTCGTAGCAATTGCGAAAGGCACTGAAGGTTTGCTTCACATCTCCGAAATCGAGTGGGCAAGACTTGACAAAGTTCCTTACAACGAAGGTGATATGGTGGAAGTGAAATTCATGGGTTATGATGACCGTAAGAAAATGAAGCTTTCAAGAAAAGTACTTCTCGAAAGACCTCCAAGAACCGAGCGTAAGGAAGGTGAAGGCGAAAACCGCGAAAACCGCGACAGCCGTCCGCCAAGAAACGACCGCAGAGATGGTGGCGACAGAAGAAGAGACGACAACTTCAACCGTGGCAATAACAGACCTGAACACAGTGGTCGCCAGACTGAAAAACCAGCAGGAGAAGACACCTTCAAGCCGCTGAACGAAAGTGAAAATACAGACGATGTGAAGCCGGAAGGTTTTTAA
- a CDS encoding cAMP-binding proteins - catabolite gene activator and regulatory subunit of cAMP-dependent protein kinases — MINTFQALIDFAKLKFSFTPEDEKLIAQYFEQQLFGKNEIILNAGDVCNKIYFIKKGSVRTFHVNKNGSEFTRLIATENEFCTILISFLEKIASPASIQAMEKTEVLVIDRNAFRDFIEVSPNAEKMYTKILEDFQNFQIKMLEFLTSFSPQEKVDLFLKENPDLEARLTDKVIASYLQITPETFSRCKNKRLQEYLLKIQR; from the coding sequence ATGATAAACACTTTTCAGGCACTTATCGATTTCGCCAAACTTAAATTCAGTTTCACGCCGGAAGATGAAAAATTAATCGCACAATACTTTGAACAGCAACTTTTCGGGAAAAATGAAATCATACTTAATGCCGGCGATGTGTGTAACAAGATTTATTTCATCAAAAAAGGTTCAGTCCGAACTTTTCATGTGAATAAAAACGGATCGGAGTTCACAAGATTAATTGCGACAGAAAATGAGTTCTGTACAATCCTTATCAGTTTCCTTGAAAAAATTGCAAGCCCGGCAAGCATCCAGGCGATGGAAAAAACAGAAGTGCTGGTTATCGACCGGAATGCATTCCGCGATTTCATTGAGGTTTCCCCGAATGCCGAGAAGATGTACACCAAAATATTAGAAGATTTTCAGAATTTTCAGATTAAAATGTTGGAATTTTTAACTTCTTTTTCACCACAGGAAAAGGTAGATTTATTTTTGAAAGAAAATCCTGATTTGGAAGCTCGGCTTACCGACAAAGTAATCGCTTCGTACCTCCAGATAACGCCCGAAACCTTTTCCCGCTGCAAAAATAAAAGACTACAGGAATATTTGTTAAAGATTCAGCGCTGA
- a CDS encoding PpiC-type peptidyl-prolyl cis-trans isomerase, which produces MKKLFVLTVLLSLSITLQAQYFIIGKDSISLADFKREYQYGLQNNGITKTLQSTEDFILLQQFAAEKKADTAAAFREKMMVREGELREQFFYPKHIIDPLLEAYMKDNLTEKEVQIFLVPKTEGDANNYKQIYADVVAGKLKMEDALTKYTKNSPNPVHIKPGSADNALYDALKVLPNNTFTNLMDLPGYIAFAKVLNSRPSLGYMIFGTISYPKDENSEATKTKIYTDLKAGKTFQQVAKLYGANDHEKDNGGVVMGSPTLPAEVYAAFKGQKSGYYTPEPILFGDKYFVFNIYNVEPYALNDKNRDFFLKDMNASLYGEKLQDKMIAFLKSDPSYKEFPEFQQMKKSYQTLATAKDNTPLYAYKNRKVTVGDIKTLIGDKKSDAEKLTPALWAEALGSVNSGHLLSYYSEDFAQQKDIKKELTEFRKGLFSDYVFSKYINEEITKHPEWLTDYYNKNKSKYMWGNRADGRVAIIADDNLTKEIVKDIKNPKNWEALTAKYYGKLNDKKQIIVHFEKGEMSEDADVFTKYKVPFKTGVHQTKMEQRTLVIAIEKILPPMQMTQEEAAELLKDAVTEEKLREIIAQQKAKTQITVQPAFSADLDKNFKK; this is translated from the coding sequence ATGAAAAAATTATTTGTTCTTACAGTACTGCTAAGCCTCAGCATCACGCTTCAGGCGCAGTATTTCATCATCGGCAAAGACAGTATTTCGCTGGCTGACTTTAAAAGAGAGTACCAGTACGGCCTTCAAAATAACGGTATTACTAAAACCCTGCAATCCACAGAAGATTTCATCCTTCTTCAGCAGTTTGCTGCCGAAAAGAAAGCTGACACCGCGGCCGCATTCCGCGAAAAAATGATGGTCAGAGAAGGCGAACTGCGTGAGCAGTTCTTTTATCCTAAACACATCATCGATCCTTTGTTGGAGGCGTATATGAAAGACAACCTCACCGAAAAAGAAGTGCAGATCTTTCTGGTGCCCAAAACCGAAGGCGATGCGAACAATTATAAGCAGATTTATGCTGATGTAGTTGCAGGCAAGCTGAAGATGGAAGACGCGCTTACGAAATACACCAAAAACAGCCCGAATCCGGTTCACATTAAACCCGGCAGCGCAGATAATGCGCTGTATGACGCGCTGAAAGTATTGCCAAATAACACCTTCACAAACCTGATGGATTTACCGGGCTATATTGCTTTCGCAAAAGTGCTGAATTCGCGCCCAAGCCTCGGGTATATGATTTTCGGAACCATTTCCTATCCGAAAGATGAAAATTCAGAAGCCACCAAAACTAAGATCTACACCGACCTTAAAGCCGGAAAAACCTTCCAGCAGGTTGCTAAACTGTATGGCGCAAACGATCACGAAAAAGATAACGGCGGTGTAGTAATGGGCTCGCCTACCCTGCCTGCGGAAGTTTACGCAGCATTCAAAGGGCAGAAATCAGGATATTATACGCCCGAACCGATTCTTTTCGGGGATAAATACTTCGTGTTTAATATCTATAATGTTGAACCCTATGCGCTTAACGATAAAAACCGCGATTTCTTCCTTAAAGATATGAACGCGTCGCTGTATGGCGAAAAACTTCAAGATAAAATGATCGCATTTTTAAAGTCTGATCCTTCGTACAAAGAGTTTCCTGAGTTTCAGCAGATGAAAAAATCGTATCAGACACTTGCGACAGCAAAAGACAACACGCCACTTTACGCCTACAAAAATCGTAAAGTAACCGTGGGCGACATTAAAACTTTAATCGGCGACAAAAAATCTGATGCCGAAAAACTTACGCCCGCACTTTGGGCAGAAGCTTTAGGCAGCGTGAATTCCGGCCATTTGCTTTCTTATTACAGCGAAGATTTTGCTCAGCAGAAAGACATCAAAAAAGAACTCACCGAATTCCGGAAAGGCCTTTTTTCAGATTATGTTTTTTCAAAATACATCAACGAAGAAATTACCAAACATCCCGAATGGCTCACCGATTATTACAACAAAAACAAGTCGAAATACATGTGGGGCAACCGCGCAGACGGCCGTGTAGCGATCATCGCAGATGACAATTTAACCAAAGAGATTGTAAAAGATATTAAAAACCCAAAAAATTGGGAAGCGCTCACTGCAAAATATTACGGCAAACTGAACGATAAGAAACAAATCATCGTTCATTTCGAGAAAGGCGAGATGTCTGAAGATGCCGATGTCTTCACCAAATACAAGGTGCCTTTCAAAACCGGCGTACATCAGACAAAAATGGAGCAGCGCACGCTTGTAATCGCGATCGAAAAGATATTGCCGCCAATGCAGATGACGCAGGAAGAAGCTGCCGAACTGCTTAAAGATGCCGTGACAGAAGAAAAGCTCCGCGAGATCATCGCGCAGCAGAAAGCAAAAACGCAAATAACTGTGCAACCGGCTTTCAGCGCGGACCTTGATAAGAACTTTAAGAAATAA
- a CDS encoding 2-nitropropane dioxygenase, NPD → MIWHSGWRLASAVSNSGGLGLIGAGSMYPDILRENIRKCKSATDKPFGVNVPMLYPNLDEVIKIILEEGVKIVFTSAGNPKTYTQMLQKEGLKVAHVVSSTKFAMKCEDAGVDAIVAEGFEAGGHNGRDETTTFCLIPNVKKHITKPLIAAGGIALGSQMKAAMILGADGVQIGSRFAATEEASSHTDWKNKVISLDEGDTQLTLKELAPVRLVKNKFFHDLEKLYETGRDAEALKQTLGRARAKRGMFEGDLEEGELEIGQVSALIDEILPVEKVFENLLKEYREATSFDL, encoded by the coding sequence ATGATCTGGCATTCAGGCTGGCGTCTGGCCTCAGCCGTTTCAAATAGCGGCGGTCTCGGACTCATCGGTGCCGGCAGCATGTACCCGGATATCCTTCGCGAAAACATCCGCAAATGCAAATCCGCAACCGACAAACCTTTCGGAGTGAATGTCCCGATGCTTTACCCGAATCTGGATGAAGTAATAAAAATTATTCTTGAAGAAGGCGTGAAAATCGTTTTCACCTCAGCCGGCAACCCGAAAACCTACACCCAAATGCTTCAGAAAGAAGGCTTAAAAGTAGCGCACGTAGTTTCATCCACCAAGTTTGCAATGAAATGCGAAGACGCGGGTGTAGACGCCATTGTTGCGGAAGGTTTTGAAGCTGGCGGACATAACGGCCGCGACGAAACCACCACGTTCTGCCTCATCCCGAACGTTAAGAAACACATCACCAAACCGCTTATCGCCGCAGGCGGAATCGCACTCGGTTCACAGATGAAAGCCGCGATGATACTCGGTGCCGACGGCGTGCAGATCGGTTCGCGTTTCGCAGCCACCGAGGAAGCATCCTCACACACCGACTGGAAAAACAAGGTAATCTCCCTCGACGAAGGTGACACTCAGCTCACGCTTAAAGAACTCGCGCCCGTAAGACTCGTAAAGAACAAGTTCTTCCACGACCTTGAAAAACTTTATGAAACAGGCCGTGATGCCGAAGCCCTAAAACAAACCCTCGGACGCGCACGCGCAAAACGCGGCATGTTCGAAGGCGATCTGGAAGAAGGCGAACTCGAGATTGGGCAGGTGTCGGCTTTGATCGACGAAATACTGCCGGTAGAAAAAGTCTTTGAGAATCTGCTGAAAGAATACCGCGAAGCGACAAGCTTCGATCTTTAA
- a CDS encoding Homogentisate 1,2-dioxygenase — MRYHHSGKIPQKRHTVFKSDEGKFYYEQLFGTEGFHGISSLLYHIHRPTQIKSISEPKDVTPKIAVEKNVTPRMFKGMNVAAEDDFLDSRKILMLNNDLKMGLAKPRRSTEYFYKNAECDEMLFVHEGSGILKTFVGNLEFSVGDYLIIPRGTIYQLEVFTENNVFLIVESHSPIYTPKRYRNEFGQLLEHSPFNERDIITPTFVAPKDEKGDFLIKVKKENQIWDFIYATHPFDVVGWDGYFYPFKFNIKNFEPITGRVHLPPPIHQTFEAHNFVVCSFVARMYDYHPLAIPAPYNHSNIDSDEVLFYTEGDFMSRNHIDLMDFTLHPGGIVHGPHPGAMERSIGKKFTEEFAVMVDPFRPLKLTEEALKVEDPTYKTSWIETDENHLEDRSQE; from the coding sequence ATGAGATACCATCATTCAGGAAAAATTCCGCAGAAAAGGCACACCGTTTTTAAGTCCGACGAAGGTAAATTTTACTACGAACAGCTTTTCGGCACCGAAGGTTTCCACGGAATCTCATCGTTGCTCTATCATATCCACCGGCCGACGCAAATAAAATCGATCAGCGAACCGAAAGATGTTACCCCAAAAATTGCGGTTGAAAAAAATGTGACGCCAAGGATGTTTAAAGGGATGAACGTCGCTGCCGAAGACGATTTTCTCGACAGCCGCAAGATCCTGATGCTGAATAACGACCTTAAAATGGGTCTCGCCAAGCCGCGCAGATCCACCGAATATTTCTACAAAAACGCCGAGTGTGATGAAATGCTTTTCGTGCATGAAGGAAGCGGCATCTTAAAGACTTTCGTTGGAAATCTCGAATTCTCAGTCGGCGATTATCTGATTATCCCACGCGGCACCATTTATCAGTTAGAGGTCTTCACCGAAAACAACGTCTTTCTGATCGTAGAAAGCCACTCTCCTATTTACACACCGAAACGATACCGAAACGAGTTTGGGCAGCTTCTCGAACATTCGCCTTTTAATGAAAGAGATATCATCACGCCTACTTTCGTTGCACCCAAAGATGAAAAAGGCGATTTTTTAATTAAAGTAAAAAAAGAAAACCAAATCTGGGATTTCATCTACGCCACGCATCCGTTTGATGTGGTTGGTTGGGACGGCTATTTCTATCCATTTAAATTCAATATTAAAAACTTTGAACCGATCACAGGCCGCGTTCACCTGCCGCCGCCGATCCATCAGACGTTTGAAGCGCACAACTTCGTAGTCTGTTCCTTTGTGGCAAGAATGTACGATTATCATCCGCTGGCTATTCCCGCGCCTTATAACCATTCCAACATCGATTCAGACGAAGTTCTGTTCTACACAGAAGGTGATTTTATGAGCCGAAACCATATTGATCTGATGGATTTCACTTTGCATCCGGGCGGTATCGTCCACGGACCTCATCCCGGCGCGATGGAACGCAGCATCGGCAAGAAATTCACTGAAGAATTTGCGGTGATGGTAGATCCTTTCAGACCTTTGAAATTAACCGAGGAAGCTTTGAAAGTGGAAGATCCAACCTACAAAACTTCTTGGATTGAAACCGATGAAAACCATCTCGAAGACCGCTCTCAGGAATAA
- a CDS encoding Transposase IS200-like protein: MAYTRILYHLVFRTKSSGKTIPLDHAPELYRYIWGILKNKNCVLYRINGMEEHVHILFDLHPSVALADLVKDIKVASSKWMKQSGLFPEFRGWGIKYCAFTYSIREKDMLINYIKNQQTHHRNESFQEEIHRLWKDAEIEDDIKWFWVDN; encoded by the coding sequence ATGGCTTACACCCGAATTCTGTATCACCTCGTCTTCCGCACTAAATCCAGCGGTAAAACAATTCCGCTTGATCATGCGCCGGAACTGTACCGCTACATCTGGGGTATTCTTAAAAACAAAAACTGTGTCCTCTACCGAATTAACGGGATGGAAGAACACGTGCACATCCTTTTTGACCTGCATCCCTCCGTCGCCCTGGCGGATCTGGTGAAAGATATTAAAGTCGCTTCCTCAAAATGGATGAAACAATCCGGGCTTTTTCCGGAGTTCCGCGGGTGGGGCATTAAATATTGTGCGTTCACGTACTCCATCCGAGAGAAAGATATGTTGATCAACTATATTAAAAATCAGCAGACTCACCACAGAAACGAAAGTTTCCAGGAAGAAATTCACCGCTTGTGGAAGGATGCGGAAATTGAGGACGACATCAAATGGTTTTGGGTGGATAATTGA